From one Rhineura floridana isolate rRhiFlo1 chromosome 4, rRhiFlo1.hap2, whole genome shotgun sequence genomic stretch:
- the MRPL33 gene encoding large ribosomal subunit protein bL33m, whose translation MFLTVANLAKSKSKYILVRMLSEAGTGYSFNIRRARLGEKLVKLRYDPFVKNYVLFREHKKIRSL comes from the exons ACGGTGGCCAATT TGGCCAAGAGCAAATCAAA GTATATCCTTGTGAGGATGTTGAGTGAAGCAGGAACAGGTTATTCTTTCAATATAAGAAGAGCTCGGCTTGGAGAAAAGTTGGTTAAACTGAGATATGATCCTTTTG TTAAAAACTATGTCCTCTTCAGAGAGCATAAAAAGATCCGTTCCCTGTAG